TGTTTCTCAAGGGCTTCTACGTAATCCTGATGGCATGGGGTTTCCCGGTTCGCGGAATTTCCAACAATATCCTGCCGTTTATAATGCGGAACTTATTCCTGGAACGGGCATGCATTGGGGGGTTCTGACGGCTTTTATCGCTGTGATCGCCGCCTATATTCTGCTCAATCGCCACCTGCTTGGGTTTCAAATCCGCCTAACGGGTGAAAGTCCCCGCGCGGCGCGGTTTTCAGGTGTGCGTCCAAAACTTCTGATCATCATTTGTATGGGGATATCTGGTCTCACCGCAGGCCTCGCTGGTATTTTTGAGGTTGCTGGCCCGTCGGGTCAGCTCAACACCAGCTTTGCCGCAGGCTATGGCTTTACCGCCATTATCGTGGCTTTCCTTGGACGTCTGCATCCCGTCGGCATCCTGTTTGCAGGGCTTTTGCTGGCGCTCACGTATATCGGGGGGGAATTGGCCCAGCTCATGCTCAACCTCCCCGCCGCCGCGATACAGGTGTTCCAAGGGATGCTGTTGTTCTTCCTCTTGGCGATGGATGTTTTCACTAATTTCCGCGTCCGCATCGGGAAATCGGAAACCGTATGACACGCGCCCACAACCCTGATTTCTGGCCGCGTATATTCACGCTCGTCATCTTTCTTTTGTTTGGCGGATTGATTGGCACGATGGGGCGCGCCATTGCTGTACAGCTTGGGATGGGTTTTTTCACAGGCCCTGTCTGGCTGAGCGGAATGATCTTTGTTTACGTCGGCACCACCATGTTTGGTCACACAATGCTGCGCAATTTTGCCGACTGGTTTCGCCTACCAATCATTGTGCCTGAACCCGATCCCGCCACACGCCGCCTCTCGGCGTTTGTCTGGTCAATCTTCCTCATCGGGAGCCTCACGGGCTACCTGCTCACGACGCTCATCCTTAAAGGAGTTTCATAATGGATCTCTCGTCCGTTAATTTCGCAGCGCTTTTGGCGTCCCTTATGGTCGCCGCAACCCCGATCCTTCTTGCCGCTATTGGCGAAATGGTGGTGGAAAAAGCGGGCATTCTGAACCTCGGCGTCGAGGGGATGATGATCACGGGGGCCGTCTCGGGTTTTGCCGTAGCCTACACGACCGGAAGCCCTTTGCTTGGGTTCATCTTTGCCGCGACAGCTTCCGCCGCCCTAAGTATGATTTTCGCATTCCTGACGCTCAAACTCATGTCCAATCAGGTAGCGACGGGCCTTGCGCTCACGCTCTTTGGCCTCGGCCTCTCGGCCCTCATCGGGCAATCCTTTGCCGAAGCGCGCCCACCTGTAACCCCAAAACTCGACATCCCTATCTTGTCGGATCTCCCGTTCTTTGGCCGCGTGCTCTTTTCGCATGATCCCATCGTCTATTTCTCGCTCTTCCTGCTCGTCGCGGTTTGGGCCTTCCTGAAATATTCGCGCATGGGGCTTGTCCTTCGGGCCGTTGGTGAAAACCACGACGCCGCCCACGCCCTCGGCTATAAAGTCGTACGCATTCGCTTCGCTGCCATTGCATTTGGCGGCGCTTGTGCGGGCCTTGGCGGCGCGCATCTTTCACTGGTGCGGGTTGCGCAATGGACCGACGGCATGACTGCGGGGGCCGGATGGATTGCTCTCGCGATCGTGGTATTTGCCAGCTGGAAAGCCCAGCGTGTCCTCTTTGGCGCCTACCTGTTTGGCGGCATCACCGTGCTACAACTCAACCTTCAGGTCGCCGGAATACCGGTGCCGGTAGAGTATCTGTCGATGAGCCCCTATATTATCACAATCATCGTTCTGGTCTTGATTTCCCGCAGTTCCTCGGCAGCCCCAGCGTCCCTTGGTAAATCCTTCCACGCGACCTCCTAAGGCCTCTATGACCCGCGCGACAATTATCCATATCCTTGACGGAACGGACCCTGCGTTCGGAACTTCGGTTGCGTGGTTTCTGAACGTGGTGATCGGTGTTTCTGCTGCGACAATTGCGTTGGAAACCATGCCTGGTCTCTCGCCAGCCCTCTACCAGGTGCTCGGTATCGTCGAGTGGTTCGTGCTGGTGGTTTTCACTTTGGAATACCTGACGCGCCTCATTTGTTCGCCCAACCCACTGCGCTATGCGATCAGCTTTTGGGGGATCATTGATCTGTTGTCCTGCTTGCCCATTCTCTCGGTAGTGAAACCCGAATGGGCGGTCTTGCGCAGCTTTAGACTGTTGCGTGCTCTGCGCCTGTTAAAACTGTTTCGCAGCTCTCGTGCGCTTGATCGTTTGGCCCATGCTCTTGACGAAGTCCGCGACGAATTGCTGCTGTTTGTGGTCTTGGCCGTCATCATGCTCTACGTCAGCGCCGTGGGAATCTATGTCTTTGAAAACGAGGCCCAACCTGATGTTTTCTCCTCTATCCCGCATAGCTTCTGGTGGGCCATCGCCTCCTTTACCACGGTGGGATACGGCGATATGGTTCCCATAACGCTTGGGGGTCGAGTCTTTACCAGTTTTATACTGTTTATCGGTCTAGGTGTTGTTGCGGTTCCAGCCGCGATTGTCACCACGGCCTTGCTCGAAGCGGAAACAAATGTCCGCCCACGGCACCCGTCGAAGAAGAAACCAAAAACTTAAGTCCACTAGGGGAGTACCTAAATGAAACTAATGAAAACACTCGCAACTGCGGCGCTCGCGCTCGGCGTTGCTTTACCATCCATGGCCGACACCACGAAGGTTGGCTTTATCTACGTCGGCACGCCAGGTGATGGCGGCTGGACATATGAGCACGAACAAGCGCGCAAAGAAGTCGTTGCGCACTTTGGCGACCAAGTCGAAACAACCTTCGTTGAAAGCGTTGCAGAAGGCCCCGACGCCGAACGCGTTCTAACGCAAATGGCGCTGTCCGGTCACGACCTGATCTTCACGACATCCTTTGGTTACATGGACCAAACAAACAATGTTGCGGCCAAGTTCCCGGATATCAAGTTTGAGCACGCAACAGGTTATACCCGCGCGCACCCAAACGTTTCCACCTATGGCGCACGTTTCTACGAAGGTCGCGCTGTCATCGGAACCATTGCGGGTCGCATGACCAAATCCAACAAGATCGGCTATATCGCGTCTTTCCCGATTCCTGAAGTTATTCGCGGTATTAACTCCGCCTATATCCACGCTAAAAAAGTAAATCCAGAAGTCGAAATGAAAGTCGTTTGGGTTTTCTCTTGGTTTGATCCTGCAAAAGAAGCAGACGCCGCCGCCGCGCTCATCGAGCAAGGTGTTGACGTGATCATGCAGCACACAGACTCCACCGCCCCAATGGCAAAAGCC
This Falsihalocynthiibacter arcticus DNA region includes the following protein-coding sequences:
- a CDS encoding ion transporter gives rise to the protein MTRATIIHILDGTDPAFGTSVAWFLNVVIGVSAATIALETMPGLSPALYQVLGIVEWFVLVVFTLEYLTRLICSPNPLRYAISFWGIIDLLSCLPILSVVKPEWAVLRSFRLLRALRLLKLFRSSRALDRLAHALDEVRDELLLFVVLAVIMLYVSAVGIYVFENEAQPDVFSSIPHSFWWAIASFTTVGYGDMVPITLGGRVFTSFILFIGLGVVAVPAAIVTTALLEAETNVRPRHPSKKKPKT
- a CDS encoding ABC transporter permease: MIRLEKRPTPSRTWTLVTPIIAVLLTMIAGGILFAFLGKDPFIVIRTIFWDPLFHPDFAAYSRPQLLVKAGPLILIAIGLSIGFRAGIWNIGAEGQYIIGAICGASVGLAFYPLDAWYVLPLMVLAGAVGGFLWAMIPALLKTKFGTNEILVSLMLVYVAVNELSSVSQGLLRNPDGMGFPGSRNFQQYPAVYNAELIPGTGMHWGVLTAFIAVIAAYILLNRHLLGFQIRLTGESPRAARFSGVRPKLLIIICMGISGLTAGLAGIFEVAGPSGQLNTSFAAGYGFTAIIVAFLGRLHPVGILFAGLLLALTYIGGELAQLMLNLPAAAIQVFQGMLLFFLLAMDVFTNFRVRIGKSETV
- a CDS encoding ABC transporter permease, whose protein sequence is MDLSSVNFAALLASLMVAATPILLAAIGEMVVEKAGILNLGVEGMMITGAVSGFAVAYTTGSPLLGFIFAATASAALSMIFAFLTLKLMSNQVATGLALTLFGLGLSALIGQSFAEARPPVTPKLDIPILSDLPFFGRVLFSHDPIVYFSLFLLVAVWAFLKYSRMGLVLRAVGENHDAAHALGYKVVRIRFAAIAFGGACAGLGGAHLSLVRVAQWTDGMTAGAGWIALAIVVFASWKAQRVLFGAYLFGGITVLQLNLQVAGIPVPVEYLSMSPYIITIIVLVLISRSSSAAPASLGKSFHATS
- a CDS encoding BMP family ABC transporter substrate-binding protein → MKLMKTLATAALALGVALPSMADTTKVGFIYVGTPGDGGWTYEHEQARKEVVAHFGDQVETTFVESVAEGPDAERVLTQMALSGHDLIFTTSFGYMDQTNNVAAKFPDIKFEHATGYTRAHPNVSTYGARFYEGRAVIGTIAGRMTKSNKIGYIASFPIPEVIRGINSAYIHAKKVNPEVEMKVVWVFSWFDPAKEADAAAALIEQGVDVIMQHTDSTAPMAKAAETEGVIAFGQASDMGQYAPSPRVSSIIDNWAPYYIERTQAVIDGTWEQADTWGGIGSGMVEIGDFTDVLPAPVQDEANALKDALADGSYHAFTGPLNKQDGTPWLAEGETANDGDLASMNFYVEGIDAELPN